The Mycolicibacterium cosmeticum sequence CTGATCTGGACCGGCGTGTGGTGGTTCGGTCCGTGGCCGTCACGGCTGTGGTCGATTCTGTTCACGGTGTATGCCGACGTGGGGATCACCGTCGTCGCGCTGACCTACTCCAATCGGGTGGCCGGGATGTTCGGTCTCAACGCCCTGGTTTTGGTGTCGGTATATGCCAAGTTCTTCGAAACACCGAAAGTGCTTGCGCTGCATACCGTCGTGATGCTGTTGGCGGTGGGCGTCTTCGCCACCTCGATCGCCACCGGCTCGGATGGCGATCCCTACCTGGCCGCGGCCAATGCGCTGGCGGCCGTGGTGTCGTTGATGGTGACACCGGTGGTGATCCAGTTCGGGATCTGGATGCTGCGCAGCGACGCCAACGACTCGATGACCGACGAGCTGACCGGACTGCTCAACCGGCGTGGGCTCAACTTCCACATCGCGGACCTGGTCGGGGAGCGTCATCGCGATGGTGCCGGTGCGGTCATGGCGGTGGTCATCGACCTGGATCGCTTCAAGTCGATCAACGACGCCTTCGGGCACGCGACGGGCGATGCCGTGCTGGTGCGGAGCGCTCGCAGGATCGTGCACTCGGTACGCGGCTCCGCGCTCGTCGCCCGGCTCGGGGGAGAAGAGTTCGTCGTGGTGGACATCGCCCCACCCGAACACACCCGTGGCATCGCGGAGCGGATCAGAGCCGCGATCTCGGCACCGGCAGACGTCGCGCCGGTCACCGCGAGTGTCGGCGTCGCCTCGGTGGCGCTCGCCGACTTTCAGCGGATCGGCGCCGAACCGTCGGCGGTGCTGGCCGAGGCCATCGAGTGCGCCGACCGTGCCATGTTCGACGCGAAACGAACCGGCGGGGACGCTACCGCGGTGCCGGCGTCTACATCGAAAACGGTTCGATGCCAGCCTGATTGCCCGTCCGGCGGCAGATGCGGGGAGGCGGTTGCGGTGGGTGGCGCGGGGTTCGGCGACCGGTGTCGCCGCGCCGGGGAATGCTAGAGCGCGGAGACGCCCAGCGCGGCTAGCATGACCTGGCGACGCTCAGGAGACAACATGGCAATCACCCCGCGGGACCTGGTCAAGGCAAAGGGCCTCGGTCTGACGCTGGCTGCCGGAGCGCGGGGCGCCGACCGCGAGGTGACCTGGGCGCACGCCATCGAACTCGCCGACCCCACGCCGTACCTGTCCGGCGGCGAACTCGTCATGACGACGGGCATCAACATCGGCCGAGACGACGCCGCTCAATTCGACTATGTGGCACGGCTGTCCTCGGCCGGT is a genomic window containing:
- a CDS encoding GGDEF domain-containing protein; translation: MKSLRAVMRLFGVWWSAEVEPESHVRYFAHRGLLDGIQLLIGACTLVFALIPLIIQFSPSGPATHAAWLVSFALALSALIWTGVWWFGPWPSRLWSILFTVYADVGITVVALTYSNRVAGMFGLNALVLVSVYAKFFETPKVLALHTVVMLLAVGVFATSIATGSDGDPYLAAANALAAVVSLMVTPVVIQFGIWMLRSDANDSMTDELTGLLNRRGLNFHIADLVGERHRDGAGAVMAVVIDLDRFKSINDAFGHATGDAVLVRSARRIVHSVRGSALVARLGGEEFVVVDIAPPEHTRGIAERIRAAISAPADVAPVTASVGVASVALADFQRIGAEPSAVLAEAIECADRAMFDAKRTGGDATAVPASTSKTVRCQPDCPSGGRCGEAVAVGGAGFGDRCRRAGEC